ACCGTTCCTGACTCCACCCACCTCCCCTGTTCCTTCCCACCTCCCATTAACCCCCCCCTGACCCTTCCTGACTCCACCCACCTCCCCTGGTCCCGCCCACCTCCCCTGGTCCCCTCCCCCTGACCGTTCCTGACTCCACCCACCTCCCCTGGTCCCGCCCACCTCCCCTGGTCCCCTCCCCCTGACCGTTctgactccaccccctcccctggtccctccctgcccccacccgtCCCCCTGGTCCCCCCCCGGCACCCCATACCAGTGTGGACGGCGCGGTGGGAAGCAGGTTGCCCTTGTAGCGAAAAGCCGAGCGGCAGAGGTGACACTTGAACGGTTTGTTGTCGTGGGGGCAGTCGCTGGGGCCTGCCCCCAtctgctcccccttcctccccctccccctcctcctcctcctccaggcccAGCTCGCAGGCCGCGCAGCCGTACAGCCCAGCAcctgcgggaggggagggggccgtGAGAGGGTTCAGGAtggcccggggggcggggtccccAATACTCAGAGCCCGCTCTGCAGCATATGGGACTGGCCCATCCCCCCAGCGCCTATATgggaccagccccccccccacagcataTGGGACTTGCCCCCTCCCTTCACCCCACAGCGCGTATGggaccagcccctccccctccccacatatcagaccggccccgcccccaccccacagcacgtATCAGACTGGCCCCTCCCTCCACCTCACAGTGTAAATGggaccggcccctcccccccacagcacgtatggaccagccccccccccaacacagtgCAGGGGACAGAGCCCCCTTCCTCGCCCCTCACCTGTTGCGGGCTGGGGCCGCCcctggggaaggtgggggcagggtgggtgcAGTGCGGCCCCCACCTGCAGGCGCTGGGGGCACACGGGGCACTGTGACAAGGCGGGGTGCGGCCTGCGGGGagatgggaaaggggtgggggggggctcagctaCTATGAGGCatagctccccccagcccccagtatATGGGGCCTaggctcccaccccccactcaccgTATGGGCCCAAGCTCCCCGCCCCTGTATATTGGACCAGGAGCCCCCTCTCACAAGCATATAGGACCAGAAGCCCCGATCCCCTCGGCATATGGACcaggtgcctctccccccccaagtCTATGGGACCTGGCACCCCCTCTCTACTGATATATGGGGCTGGGCGCTCCGCCCCGTATATTGGACTGGGTACCACTCCCCCACTCCGCGTATGGGACCGGGTGCCCCTCCCGCTCCCCCTTCCCACATATGGAACTGGaaacccctcccacttccagcaCACGGGACGGGgtgcctctcccccgccccagctcggcATATGGACCAGGTGCCTCTCCCCCCGCCAAGTATATGGGACCCGGCATCCCCCTCAATTGATGTATGGGACcggcacccctcccccactcagcATATAGGCCCGGGCGCCCCTCCTCCCCAACGTATGGGCCCAggcacccctccccatcccagcgtATGGGCCCGGCTATGGGACCGGCCGCCTCTCCCCCCGATATGGGACCAgatgccccaccccccagctcagccactcACCCACAGAGGGCGCCGTCACGCTGGCTCCTGGGccgcccccctcttcccccacggCTGGCACCTTGGTCTTTGCTGGCCGGGGCtcgggctgggtcagggggttgggggctgggggccggccccaccccctccccctgccccctccccccggaggGAGTTCAGGACGATGAACTTGTATTTCTCCAGTTGCAGCCTTGGGGGCGGGGGCGCAGCCGCTGGACTCGGGGGAGGCGGGGTGCCCCTCGGAGCGCGACGGACTGTCGGGGGGGCCCCGCTCCCCGCCCGGGGGCGCCCCCCCAGAATCCTTCGCCGGCGGCCTGGCAGGAGCCGATCGCAGGGGAGCCCCCGGGCTCAGCCCTCTGGGTGGGGACCCCCTGCGGGCACCGTCCCACTGTCATCTGAGGGTCCTTGGGGGTGTCCAGGGATTTGGGGTccgctggggaagggaggggcttgGGTAGAAGCTAGCGCGGATCGTAACTGCAAGAGAGAGGGATGAAATGAGGGGGAGCAGtgacccatcccaccccaccaccccgatgccagccagtccctgccctggggccaggtgggagccggcgccccctagaggaGACAGgcccccatgtcccattccccgcccccctgagccagctcgtcccagccctggggcccaggtgggagctggcgccccctagaggagACAGGCCTCGtgtcccattccccgcccccctgagccgcCCGGCGGCCggatgggagccggcgccccTACCGGCCTGGATGAAGCGGTGACAGGCGTCCACCACGTGCTCCATCTGCAGTAGGTGGCGGCGTTGAGCAGGGCGGGGACGGAGGCCGGGGTGAGGGGCAGGCGGGAGGTGTACATGAAATCCAGTAGGGCCTGGAAGCCCCCGGGCTGGATGGAGCCGGGCAGGGTGAGGACAGTGACCTCGGCTGCCCACCTGGGGCCAGGAAGATGGAGTAGAAGAAGCCACTGCCATGGTGAGAGAAGGTGATGGGAAGTGGGACacggactacaactcccagcatccACCGTGGCCCACCCAGACCACGCTGGGGCGGGGCGTGGGGATAGACACCTCCCCTTTGGCCACGCCTCCCCTTCCCACACTGGGGCGTGGCCCAGACTCCACCCCCCCATGGCCATGcctcagcctcttctctccccaccccaaaggtGGCTCAGAGTGGCCCAGCGGCCCTCCCCTCACCCTCGTCGCCACAGGACGGGGACCCAGCTGTGGTCCAGATAGGTGTGGCCCCCCCCGTGCCGTGTGGTTCCACCGAACCTACAGCCATATCCCTGCCCCACCAGAGCCACCCCACGGCCACCACCATCCCCGACCCCACGACTCAGAGCCCGTTCCCGTGACCCCATCAGCCATGTCCCCACCCAGTTATGCACCCGCCTTCCCACCATCGCCCCCTACCGGCAGCGCCCCTTACAGCCCCGCCCACCCATGCAACTGCCACCCCCTCTCTAGCCACGCCCACGATTCCCAGCTTGCCCTTTCTAGCCACACAGCCACACCCACTACCTGCAGAGTGACGCCCTCTCTAGCCACGCCCACCCTTCCCAGCCGCGCCCATCTCTAGCCACGCCCCTTTCTAGCCACAAAGCGATGCCTTCTCTAGCCACGCCCCAGCCTTCTCAGCCACGCCCTCATCTTGCCACACAACCACACCCACTACCCGCAGGTGATGCCCTCTCTAGCCACGCCCACCCTTCCCAAACACGCCCCTCTCTAGCCACACAGCCGCACCCACTACCCGCAGAGTGACGCCCTCTCTAGCCACGCCCACCCTTCCCAGCCACGCCCTCTCTAGCCACACAGCCACACCCACTACCCGCAGAGTGACGCCTCTTCTAGCCATGCCCACCCTTCCCAAGCCACGCCCTCTCTAGCCACGCCCTTCTAGCCACAAAGCGATGCCTTCTCTAGCCACGCCCCAGCCTTCTCAGCCACGCCCTCTCTTGCCAcgccccccagcctggccccctctAGCCAGCCACACCCATTCACAGCCACACCCTCTCTACTGGCAGAGTGACGCCCCCTCTAGCCACGCCCCCACCCTTCCCAGTCACGCCCACTGCTCAGCAGCCACGCCCTCTACAGCCAAGCCCCAGCAGTTCCCAGCCACACCCTCTCTGGCCACGCCCCCAGACCATCACAGCTCCGCccccccctcacctgcaggcgGCGAGCACAGCCTtgtgggccagcagggggcgccctcCCACCAGCAGGGTGACATCGGTCAGGACGCGGCGGTGACGTAGCTGGTCCAGGTTGAGCAGCACGTCGCTGGCATGGCGCGTGAACTCCCGGACGGAGCCCACCGggcccccggccccacccaagCTCATAGTGACTGCGGACACTGGGGGGTCACCGCAGGCCAGGGCctggggggggagatggggttactaacagggcagggggtgagggacaCAGCAGGGGAAGGCAGGATCTAaccaccagccccactcctgtcccagagctggggagagaacccaggcatcctggctcccagccctgcctgctctaaccaccagcccccactcccctcccagagctcgaGAGAGAGcccaggggtcctgactcccagccccccatcctcTAACCCaccacccccactctgctgccagagccagggagagaacccaggagtcctggctcccagcccccgcccccccgctgtaaccactagaccccactccccccccagagccgggcagagaacccaggagtcctggcttccagctcccccgctctaacccattcagcccccactcccctcccagagccggggagaaaCCCAGGAATCAGGCAGTGACAGCTCACCCTGACCAGCAGGGACCCTCCAACCTTCCTGCCAG
The genomic region above belongs to Dermochelys coriacea isolate rDerCor1 chromosome 28, rDerCor1.pri.v4, whole genome shotgun sequence and contains:
- the BCL6B gene encoding LOW QUALITY PROTEIN: B-cell CLL/lymphoma 6 member B protein (The sequence of the model RefSeq protein was modified relative to this genomic sequence to represent the inferred CDS: inserted 10 bases in 7 codons; deleted 2 bases in 1 codon; substituted 1 base at 1 genomic stop codon), with the protein product MCLKTPPGSAIGGWFSGLGGSAGRLHSRPPQSPAGRKVGGSLLVRALACGDPPVSAVTMSLGGAGGPVGSVREFTRHASDVLLNLDQLRHRRVLTDVTLLVGGRPLLAHKAVLAACSGFFYSIFLAPGGAEVTVLTLPGSIQPGGFQALLDFMYTSRLPLTPASVPALLNAATYXQMEHVVDACHRFIQASYDPRXLLPKPLPSPADPKSLDTXQGPSDDSGTVPAGGPHPEGXSPGAPLRSAPARPPAKDSGGAPPGGERGPPDSPSRSEGHPASPESSGCAPAPKAATXEKYKFIVLNSLRGEGAGGGGGAGPQPPTPXDPARAPASKDQGASRGGRGGRPRSQRDGALCGPHPALSQCPVCPQRLQVGAALHPPCPHLPQGRPQPATGAGLYGCAACELGLEEEEEGEGEEGGADGGRXPSDCPHDNKPFKCHLCRSAFRYKGNXASHRAVHTGEKPYRCGVCGAQFNRPANLKTHSRIHSGEKPYKCETCGSSFVQVAHLRAHVLIHTGEKPYPCETCGTRFRHLQTLKSHIRIHTGEKPYHCETCHLHFRHKSQLRLHLRQKHGAVTNTKIRYAVLAGPSGARC